A DNA window from uncultured Methanoregula sp. contains the following coding sequences:
- a CDS encoding GMP synthase subunit A, with protein MLPIYVVNNFGQFNHLIHRALRDLEIDAEIIPNTTPPETVAEGCRGIILGGGPAIERAGNCPQYLDLGLPVLGICLGLHIIAAKFGGDVHPGRSGGYGPVEVEICEPDGILAGYPSKINVWASHADEVSQIPPRFTCLARSDICNMEAIALPEKQIYGLQWHPEVSHTFEGERVFENFNTIILENR; from the coding sequence ATGCTTCCCATTTACGTTGTCAATAATTTCGGGCAGTTCAACCACCTGATCCACCGGGCGCTCAGGGATCTGGAGATCGATGCTGAAATTATCCCTAATACCACGCCTCCAGAGACAGTTGCAGAAGGCTGCCGGGGGATTATTCTCGGCGGCGGCCCTGCCATTGAGCGGGCCGGGAACTGCCCCCAATATCTGGACCTCGGTCTGCCGGTGCTTGGGATCTGTCTTGGGCTTCACATCATCGCGGCGAAGTTTGGCGGGGATGTCCACCCGGGGCGGAGTGGCGGATATGGCCCGGTCGAGGTTGAGATCTGCGAGCCTGACGGGATCCTCGCCGGTTATCCATCGAAGATCAATGTCTGGGCATCCCATGCGGACGAAGTGTCGCAGATTCCGCCCCGGTTTACCTGCCTTGCCCGCTCGGATATCTGCAATATGGAAGCCATTGCCCTTCCGGAAAAACAGATCTATGGCCTGCAGTGGCATCCTGAAGTGAGTCACACGTTCGAGGGAGAGCGTGTTTTTGAGAACTTCAATACGATAATCCTTGAGAACCGGTAA
- a CDS encoding phosphatidylglycerophosphatase A encodes MFEIEQRLQAHGITIDDMVTAAMGLYVSHGMPEDEAALEIKKKIQKFLADPNVASLLLGAILLEEELYIRRKNSEIADDPVFLLSDEILGMAIAECIGGTYARFEFTRYDQKKPGILAKLGPFLDDAVAGLIAGCTSRLYSECL; translated from the coding sequence ATGTTTGAGATCGAACAGCGGTTGCAGGCCCATGGCATCACTATCGATGACATGGTGACAGCAGCTATGGGGCTGTACGTGTCCCACGGGATGCCGGAAGACGAGGCTGCCCTCGAAATAAAGAAGAAGATCCAGAAGTTCCTTGCTGATCCCAATGTCGCTTCCCTCCTCCTTGGGGCAATTCTGCTTGAAGAGGAACTGTATATCAGGCGGAAAAATTCAGAAATTGCAGATGACCCGGTTTTTTTGCTCAGCGATGAGATCCTTGGAATGGCTATTGCCGAATGTATCGGAGGAACATATGCCCGCTTCGAATTCACCCGGTATGACCAGAAGAAACCCGGCATCCTTGCAAAACTCGGACCATTCCTCGACGATGCTGTTGCAGGGCTGATCGCAGGGTGTACTTCACGGCTGTATAGCGAATGCCTATGA
- the cobS gene encoding adenosylcobinamide-GDP ribazoletransferase, with protein sequence MKPLISLIQFSTILPAGKPQSLEAFARHSYLYPLAGYLIGGIVALAVFFIPDHTIAAAIAIAGLLLLTGAHHFDGLLDLGDALMAHGDREKRIRALTDIHIGAGGVALGIGITILLFAGLQEASSIACVLIIGEVCAKFSMAFLTAYGVPFREGIQSYLHQFSRPYYPGLAALLCIPLVLLPVPPLKIAGAFAMMIICPTILLFLSRHLFGGVNGDVVGASNEITRACAVIAVVLI encoded by the coding sequence ATGAAACCGCTCATCTCCCTGATCCAGTTTTCAACAATCCTGCCTGCAGGTAAACCGCAGAGCCTGGAAGCGTTTGCCCGCCACTCATACCTGTACCCTCTTGCAGGTTACCTTATCGGGGGAATCGTTGCCCTGGCAGTTTTCTTTATTCCGGATCATACCATTGCAGCCGCGATCGCCATTGCCGGGCTTCTTCTCCTGACCGGTGCCCACCATTTTGACGGTCTGCTGGACCTGGGAGATGCCCTGATGGCACATGGCGACCGGGAGAAACGCATCCGGGCTCTCACCGATATCCATATCGGAGCAGGAGGTGTGGCGCTAGGTATTGGTATCACTATTCTCCTGTTTGCAGGTCTCCAGGAGGCTTCCTCGATAGCCTGCGTTCTCATCATCGGGGAGGTCTGCGCAAAATTCTCGATGGCGTTTCTCACGGCATACGGGGTTCCGTTCCGGGAGGGTATCCAGAGTTATCTCCACCAGTTTTCCCGGCCCTATTACCCCGGTCTTGCAGCACTCCTCTGCATCCCCCTTGTTCTTCTCCCGGTACCGCCCCTGAAGATTGCCGGAGCATTTGCAATGATGATCATCTGCCCAACCATCCTGCTCTTCCTCTCACGGCACCTGTTCGGGGGCGTCAATGGGGATGTTGTCGGGGCATCGAACGAGATCACCAGAGCATGTGCAGTCATCGCTGTTGTGTTGATCTGA
- a CDS encoding TIGR00303 family protein: protein MTFLSKRPEITFKKPFFCSILANTLLSTVPGISGAGPTPEGTLFTPVLDAELVSRGSITSLPMKPNTPTGCPTPASITRSMMELSGVRPFFINAGLRHPPTVPCFDVYGDVGGDPRYGDAVPCAGELFVRGKMMGEILSDCSDLLVLGECTPGGTTTALCVLRALGYDAAVSSSFVKNPVSLKEEICRLVLERIHAAGARDPLDIVRFAGDPMMPVAAGIAKTYAGTLFFAGGTQMLAVCALIRAAGGSVPSVVTTAYVRDDPSANVQILADRIGADMIYVDPGFGDLGHSGLARYCIGEVKEGMGAGGAMLLAHLMGHSSGEIRSKILSSVSAYS from the coding sequence ATGACCTTCTTATCAAAGCGGCCTGAAATTACATTCAAAAAACCATTCTTCTGCAGTATCCTTGCAAATACGCTTCTCTCCACCGTGCCGGGTATCTCCGGGGCCGGACCGACACCGGAAGGAACCCTGTTCACCCCGGTGCTTGATGCGGAACTGGTGAGCCGGGGTTCGATAACGAGCCTCCCCATGAAGCCCAATACGCCCACCGGTTGCCCGACCCCTGCATCGATCACCCGGTCGATGATGGAATTATCCGGGGTCCGGCCGTTTTTTATCAATGCCGGGCTGCGCCACCCCCCGACGGTTCCCTGCTTTGATGTGTACGGCGATGTGGGGGGCGATCCCCGGTACGGGGATGCCGTTCCTTGCGCCGGGGAACTGTTTGTGCGTGGCAAGATGATGGGCGAGATCCTGTCGGACTGCAGCGATCTTCTGGTCCTGGGCGAGTGCACTCCGGGCGGGACGACAACCGCACTCTGCGTCCTGCGTGCGCTCGGGTATGATGCTGCTGTCAGCAGCAGTTTTGTAAAGAACCCGGTATCCCTGAAAGAGGAGATCTGCAGGCTGGTTTTGGAACGGATACATGCTGCGGGAGCACGCGATCCTCTTGATATTGTCCGGTTTGCCGGGGATCCGATGATGCCGGTTGCTGCGGGTATTGCCAAGACCTACGCGGGCACCCTCTTCTTTGCCGGAGGGACCCAGATGCTTGCCGTATGTGCCCTCATCAGGGCAGCGGGGGGGTCAGTTCCCTCCGTTGTCACTACCGCATACGTCCGGGACGATCCCTCCGCCAATGTCCAGATCCTTGCCGACCGGATTGGCGCCGATATGATCTATGTTGACCCGGGTTTTGGCGATCTGGGGCATTCGGGTCTTGCCCGGTACTGTATCGGGGAAGTGAAGGAAGGGATGGGTGCCGGCGGCGCGATGCTGCTTGCCCATCTCATGGGCCATTCATCAGGTGAGATCCGAAGCAAGATCCTCTCTTCGGTGAGTGCCTATAGTTGA